The following proteins are co-located in the Longimicrobium sp. genome:
- a CDS encoding EAL domain-containing protein gives MYPPTPSRRVLVRLVALAACVLPATALRAQEPVPVASLLRDADGNRAGRTVTISGTITAAPGAVERGERTAVLQDSTGGVLLAARDSVLLPGDLAVGERVEVRGRLRMRHGGARLAVTKLSRLGNGVVPEPIPVLARELAAGSYQGQLVRIVGELVIPADIMKSHGGLVVKDHSGTVPVRTPARFFEDRAFVRGLVASHAVELVGVAGRSEAGFELAARQPEDFVLVTAPSYGRIAAGTLVLALLCLSLYFWLQRRRAEKWAGEMALLSENLRDSREALRKSEERYALAADGANDGLWDWDLLRDTIHYSPRWKQMLGYAPDEIGTDWREWLDRVHPDDVEDLRTEIAGHMEGRSSHLESEHRVRHRNGEYRWMLTRGLAVRSESDTVYRIAGSQTDIHARKMAEKQILHAAGHDTLTGLPNRPFVLDLIRRSIARAKRHPEYHFAVLFLDFDRFKLINDSLGHVVGDEFLVAIARRLQACVRPEDTSARLGGDEFVVLLDGIGGLNDATLVADRIQEAVGKAFALAGHEVFTSASIGIVLSDNGYDEPEELLRDADLAMYRAKARGKARYEIFDVDMHAAAMVRIRLEHDLRKALERAEFRTYYQPILAALDGRVVGFEALVRWQHPTLGLLEPTHFVPCAEDTGLIVGLGEWVLRDACRQTREWQDRFPTLPPLTINVNVSGKQLLVPGLARTVDEILNEADLDASSLKLELTENVLVEHTEMLDAVLLQLQSRGVELQMDDFGTGYSSLSYLHRFPISTMKIHRSFIDRMTRDEEGKEIVRTIINLAHNLRMQVIAEGVETDEQFAELRSLRCDYVQGYLFADPMPAVIAEAMLSAELVGC, from the coding sequence ATGTATCCGCCCACCCCCTCCCGGCGCGTCCTCGTCCGCCTCGTAGCCCTCGCCGCGTGCGTCCTCCCGGCGACGGCGCTCCGTGCGCAGGAGCCGGTCCCCGTGGCGTCGCTGCTGCGCGACGCGGACGGCAACCGCGCCGGACGCACCGTCACCATCTCCGGCACCATCACTGCGGCGCCGGGTGCGGTCGAGCGGGGTGAGCGGACGGCCGTCCTGCAGGACAGCACGGGCGGGGTGCTCCTGGCCGCGCGCGACTCCGTCCTCCTCCCCGGCGATCTGGCCGTGGGCGAGCGGGTGGAGGTGCGCGGGCGCCTGCGCATGCGCCACGGCGGCGCGCGCCTGGCGGTGACGAAGCTGAGCCGGCTGGGCAACGGCGTCGTCCCCGAACCCATCCCGGTGCTCGCGCGCGAGCTGGCGGCGGGGAGCTATCAGGGGCAGCTCGTGCGCATCGTGGGCGAGCTGGTGATCCCCGCGGACATCATGAAGTCGCACGGGGGGCTGGTGGTGAAGGATCACTCCGGCACCGTGCCGGTGCGCACCCCCGCTCGCTTCTTCGAGGACCGCGCCTTCGTGCGTGGCCTCGTCGCGTCGCACGCGGTGGAGCTGGTGGGGGTCGCGGGGCGTTCGGAGGCGGGCTTCGAGCTGGCCGCGCGCCAGCCGGAGGACTTCGTGCTGGTGACGGCGCCGTCGTACGGGCGGATCGCGGCGGGGACGCTGGTGCTGGCGCTGCTGTGCCTTTCCCTGTACTTCTGGCTGCAACGCCGCCGCGCCGAGAAGTGGGCCGGCGAGATGGCGCTCCTCTCGGAGAACCTGCGCGACTCCCGCGAAGCGCTGCGCAAGAGCGAGGAGCGATACGCTCTGGCGGCCGACGGCGCCAACGACGGCCTGTGGGACTGGGACCTGCTGCGCGACACCATCCACTACTCCCCGCGCTGGAAGCAGATGCTGGGGTACGCGCCCGACGAGATTGGCACCGACTGGCGGGAGTGGCTGGACCGCGTGCACCCCGACGACGTCGAGGACCTGCGCACGGAGATCGCCGGGCACATGGAGGGGCGCAGCTCGCACCTGGAGAGCGAGCACCGCGTGCGCCATCGCAACGGCGAGTACCGCTGGATGCTGACGCGCGGCCTGGCCGTGCGCAGCGAGTCGGACACGGTGTACCGCATCGCCGGCTCGCAGACCGACATCCACGCGCGCAAGATGGCGGAGAAGCAGATCCTGCACGCGGCCGGGCACGACACGCTCACGGGGCTCCCCAACCGCCCGTTCGTGCTGGACCTGATCCGGCGCTCCATCGCCCGCGCCAAGCGGCACCCCGAGTACCACTTCGCCGTGCTCTTTCTGGACTTCGACCGCTTCAAGCTGATCAACGACAGCCTGGGCCACGTGGTGGGCGACGAGTTCCTGGTCGCCATCGCGCGGCGCCTGCAGGCGTGCGTGCGCCCCGAGGACACGAGCGCGCGGCTGGGCGGCGACGAGTTCGTGGTGCTGCTGGACGGCATCGGCGGCCTGAACGACGCCACGCTCGTGGCGGACCGCATCCAGGAGGCGGTGGGGAAGGCCTTCGCGCTCGCGGGCCACGAGGTGTTCACCAGCGCCAGCATCGGCATCGTGCTGAGCGACAACGGCTACGACGAGCCGGAAGAGCTCCTGCGCGACGCGGATCTCGCCATGTACCGGGCCAAGGCGCGCGGCAAGGCGCGCTACGAGATCTTCGACGTGGACATGCACGCGGCGGCCATGGTCCGCATCCGCCTGGAGCACGACCTGCGCAAGGCGCTGGAGCGCGCCGAGTTCCGCACCTACTACCAGCCGATCCTGGCGGCTCTGGACGGACGCGTGGTGGGCTTCGAGGCGCTGGTCCGCTGGCAGCATCCCACGCTGGGTCTGCTGGAGCCGACCCACTTCGTCCCCTGCGCCGAGGATACGGGGCTGATCGTGGGGCTGGGCGAGTGGGTGCTGCGCGACGCCTGCCGGCAGACGCGCGAATGGCAGGACCGCTTCCCCACCCTGCCGCCGCTCACCATCAACGTGAACGTCTCCGGCAAGCAGCTGCTCGTCCCGGGCCTGGCGCGCACGGTGGACGAGATCCTCAATGAGGCGGACCTCGACGCCTCCTCGCTGAAGCTGGAGCTGACCGAAAACGTCCTGGTGGAGCACACGGAGATGCTGGACGCGGTCCTCCTCCAGCTCCAGTCGCGCGGCGTGGAGCTGCAGATGGACGACTTCGGCACGGGCTACTCGTCGCTGAGCTACCTGCACCGCTTCCCCATCAGCACGATGAAGATCCACCGCAGCTTCATCGACCGGATGACGCGCGACGAGGAGGGGAAGGAGATCGTGCGCACCATCATCAACCTGGCGCACAACCTCCGCATGCAGGTGATCGCCGAGGGCGTGGAGACGGACGAGCAGTTCGCCGAGCTCCGCTCGCTCCGCTGCGACTACGTGCAGGGCTACCTCTTCGCCGACCCCATGCCCGCCGTCATCGCCGAAGCGATGCTCAGCGCCGAGCTCGTGGGCTGCTGA
- a CDS encoding PDZ domain-containing protein gives MVFISAALLVTASASLHAQTGGAPHVSGVAISDDSVVSSPSPVPATTGLGLSVRPQPLASGGFRWADYPLVHEVYAGTPAARLGIRQGDRILSANGVDAREPRATRITHVGQRFALRIRRGSKVRKYTLVIVPNPPAR, from the coding sequence GTGGTATTCATCAGCGCCGCCCTGCTCGTCACCGCATCGGCGTCGCTGCACGCGCAGACGGGAGGTGCTCCCCACGTGTCGGGCGTGGCGATATCGGACGACTCGGTGGTAAGCTCACCTTCGCCAGTGCCCGCGACGACGGGGCTGGGGCTGAGTGTGAGGCCTCAGCCGCTCGCGAGCGGTGGCTTCCGGTGGGCGGACTACCCACTGGTGCATGAGGTGTATGCCGGCACCCCCGCGGCGCGCCTCGGAATTCGCCAGGGAGACCGGATCCTTTCGGCCAATGGCGTGGACGCCCGCGAGCCGAGAGCCACGCGCATCACGCACGTGGGCCAGCGCTTCGCCCTCCGCATCCGCCGGGGGAGCAAGGTGCGCAAGTACACCCTCGTCATCGTTCCCAACCCACCGGCGCGCTGA
- the proS gene encoding proline--tRNA ligase, whose protein sequence is MADDKKLTTQAEDFSAWYNEVVLKAELADYSPVRGCMVIRPYGYRLWELMRDRLDHRFKETGHQNAYFPLFIPQSFLAREAEHVEGFAKEAAIVTHTRLKAVEGGGLIPDPDSKLEEPLIVRPTSETIIYEMFSKWVQSYRDLPLLYNQWANVVRWEMRTRLFLRTTEFLWQEGHTAHATHDEAEAEALQMLGVYREFMEEYLAMPVVVGQKSESERFAGALRTYTCEAMMRDNKALQNGTSHNLAQNFSKQFDLKFATETGGEEFAWNTSWGVSTRMVGGLVMTHGDDAGLVMPPRVAPIQVVIVPIYRKDEEREVVMAKARELAAALAPARTHIDAREKMTPGAKFFEWELKGVPFRIEVGPKDIAKGQVVLARRVLGEGDERKQFLPEAEVTGSMQQRLEEYHTFLFERARARREANSHRGVTDYEQFRGIVEGEGGFVYAGWCGSADCEARVKDETKATIRCLPFEEFRSPTPPTACLACGGEVKHEAVWARAY, encoded by the coding sequence ATGGCAGACGACAAGAAGCTGACGACGCAGGCGGAGGATTTCAGCGCCTGGTACAACGAGGTGGTGCTCAAGGCCGAGCTGGCGGACTATTCGCCGGTGCGCGGGTGCATGGTGATCCGCCCCTATGGCTACCGGCTGTGGGAGCTGATGCGGGACCGGCTCGACCATCGCTTCAAGGAGACGGGGCACCAGAACGCGTACTTCCCGCTCTTCATCCCGCAGAGCTTTCTGGCACGCGAGGCGGAGCACGTGGAAGGGTTCGCCAAGGAGGCGGCCATCGTCACCCACACGCGCCTCAAGGCCGTGGAGGGCGGCGGGCTGATCCCAGACCCAGACAGCAAGCTGGAGGAGCCGCTGATCGTGCGCCCCACTTCGGAGACCATCATCTACGAGATGTTCTCCAAGTGGGTGCAGAGCTACCGCGACCTGCCGCTCCTCTACAACCAGTGGGCGAACGTGGTGCGGTGGGAGATGAGGACTCGCCTCTTCCTGCGCACCACCGAGTTCCTGTGGCAGGAGGGGCACACCGCGCACGCCACGCACGACGAAGCGGAGGCCGAGGCGCTCCAGATGCTCGGCGTGTACCGCGAGTTCATGGAGGAGTACCTCGCCATGCCCGTGGTCGTGGGCCAGAAGAGCGAGTCGGAGCGGTTCGCGGGGGCGCTGCGCACGTACACGTGCGAGGCGATGATGCGCGACAACAAGGCGCTGCAGAACGGCACCTCGCACAACCTGGCGCAGAACTTCTCCAAGCAGTTCGATCTCAAGTTCGCCACGGAGACGGGAGGCGAGGAGTTCGCCTGGAACACGTCCTGGGGGGTGAGCACGCGCATGGTGGGCGGCCTGGTGATGACGCACGGCGACGACGCCGGCCTGGTGATGCCGCCGCGGGTGGCGCCCATTCAGGTGGTCATCGTCCCCATCTACCGCAAGGACGAGGAGCGCGAGGTGGTGATGGCGAAAGCGCGCGAGCTGGCCGCGGCGCTCGCCCCCGCGCGCACGCACATCGACGCCCGCGAGAAGATGACGCCCGGCGCCAAGTTCTTTGAGTGGGAGCTCAAGGGCGTCCCCTTCCGCATCGAAGTGGGGCCCAAGGACATCGCCAAGGGGCAGGTGGTGCTCGCCCGCCGCGTGCTGGGCGAGGGCGACGAGCGCAAGCAGTTCCTCCCCGAGGCGGAGGTGACGGGCTCGATGCAGCAGCGGCTGGAGGAGTACCACACCTTTCTCTTCGAGCGCGCCCGCGCCCGCCGCGAGGCCAACTCGCACCGCGGCGTGACCGACTACGAGCAGTTCCGCGGGATCGTGGAGGGCGAGGGCGGCTTCGTGTACGCAGGCTGGTGCGGTTCGGCGGATTGCGAGGCGCGAGTCAAGGACGAGACCAAGGCAACCATCCGTTGCCTGCCGTTCGAGGAGTTCCGCTCGCCCACCCCGCCCACCGCGTGCCTCGCCTGCGGCGGCGAGGTGAAGCACGAAGCGGTGTGGGCGCGGGCGTACTAG
- a CDS encoding NAD(P)H-hydrate dehydratase: protein MPTPFFAGVRVPVLAADEMRAWDAHSIRQIGIAEAVLMESAGRSVAAIVQRLCPAGRVVAVVGAGNNGGDALVVARTLRAWGREVVAVAVGKRPPDLSLLHGWEMEIRPAGQLSAALSGAAVVVDGLLGTGARGAPREPEAAAIDAIGRSGVPVVALDGPSGVDLTTGAAPGPAIRAAVTVTFGAPKRGLLLFPGREHAGRIVALEVGFAPLAEAGAELITPGWSAHHLPAVPANAHKGGMGRVLIVAGRRGMAGAAVLAGMGALRAGAGYAILVSPDDNRAIIQGSLPEALFLDRASLPDGFAEVDAVVAGPGMGTDDDSLALLRRLGRGAAPFLLDADALTLLARNPALRDEIERPLLLTPHPGEMGRLLDRPISAITADPFAAAAEAAERFRCTMLLKGSPSLVAETGSPTLVNVAGHSGIATGGMGDVLSGIAGALVAVGAAPREAAALALFHAGRAAEIAGRGRGLIPRDVAEALPSALCDRPAETSDLGLPGITLDLPPAR, encoded by the coding sequence ATGCCCACACCCTTCTTCGCCGGCGTGCGCGTCCCCGTGCTCGCCGCGGACGAGATGCGCGCGTGGGATGCGCACTCCATCCGCCAGATCGGGATCGCCGAAGCGGTGCTGATGGAAAGCGCGGGCCGCTCCGTCGCCGCCATCGTGCAGCGCCTCTGCCCCGCGGGACGGGTGGTTGCGGTCGTCGGCGCCGGCAACAACGGCGGCGATGCGCTGGTCGTCGCGCGCACGCTACGCGCGTGGGGGCGCGAGGTGGTGGCCGTCGCCGTGGGCAAGCGCCCGCCCGACCTCTCGCTCCTGCACGGCTGGGAGATGGAAATCCGCCCCGCGGGCCAGCTGTCTGCCGCGCTGTCCGGGGCCGCCGTGGTGGTGGATGGGCTGCTCGGCACCGGCGCGCGCGGTGCTCCCCGCGAGCCCGAAGCCGCCGCCATCGACGCGATCGGGCGCAGCGGCGTCCCCGTCGTGGCGCTGGACGGTCCTTCGGGGGTCGATCTGACCACCGGCGCCGCGCCTGGACCCGCGATTCGCGCCGCCGTCACCGTCACCTTTGGCGCTCCCAAGCGCGGCCTCCTCCTCTTTCCCGGCCGTGAGCACGCGGGACGGATCGTGGCGTTGGAGGTCGGATTCGCACCGCTTGCCGAGGCGGGCGCGGAGCTGATTACTCCTGGCTGGTCCGCGCATCATCTCCCTGCCGTTCCGGCCAACGCGCACAAGGGCGGAATGGGGCGCGTCCTGATCGTGGCGGGGCGGCGGGGGATGGCGGGCGCGGCGGTGCTCGCGGGGATGGGTGCGCTGCGGGCGGGTGCGGGCTACGCGATCCTGGTCTCGCCCGACGACAACCGCGCGATCATCCAGGGCTCGCTCCCCGAAGCCCTCTTCCTCGACCGCGCCTCTCTCCCCGACGGCTTCGCGGAGGTTGATGCCGTGGTCGCGGGCCCGGGGATGGGCACCGATGACGACTCGCTCGCCCTCCTGCGCCGTCTCGGCCGCGGCGCGGCGCCCTTCCTCCTCGACGCCGACGCCCTCACCCTCCTCGCGCGGAACCCCGCGCTCCGGGACGAGATCGAGCGACCGCTCCTCCTGACGCCGCACCCGGGCGAGATGGGGCGCCTCCTGGACCGCCCCATCTCCGCCATCACCGCCGACCCGTTCGCCGCCGCCGCCGAAGCCGCCGAGCGCTTCCGCTGCACAATGCTGCTCAAGGGCTCCCCCTCGCTCGTCGCGGAAACGGGCTCGCCGACGCTGGTCAACGTCGCGGGGCATTCCGGCATCGCCACGGGCGGCATGGGCGACGTGCTGAGCGGAATCGCGGGCGCCCTCGTCGCAGTCGGTGCCGCCCCGCGCGAGGCGGCCGCGCTGGCCCTCTTCCACGCCGGCCGCGCCGCCGAGATCGCGGGCCGCGGCAGGGGCCTGATCCCGCGCGACGTGGCCGAAGCGTTGCCGTCCGCGTTGTGCGACAGGCCTGCGGAAACCAGCGACCTTGGCCTGCCGGGAATCACGTTGGATCTGCCGCCGGCGCGGTAA
- the hisS gene encoding histidine--tRNA ligase yields MSNFNALPGFRDFFPDDLAVRTHVMRAWRDVARRYGFQEYDGPPLEPLELYTEKSGPEIVQQLYNFTDKGGREITLRPEMTPTLARMAGARAGGFRKPMKWFSVPQLFRYERQQRGRLREHFQLNFDIIGEEDVAADAELLAAAIDILRTLGLTAQDFVARVSDRRLLRALLLDAGVPEDQLTLAYNIVDKLERDTPEAIAARLTGEAGVSGDVAVAVLAIFQHTDFAGVTQEYGGRPGIALELERMERYFGFLRDMGLGDFVRFDLTVVRGLAYYTGLVFELFDTRGELRAICGGGRYDDLLKRIAGVDLPALGFGMGDVVLTELLRDRKLLPDPKPVLDFYLAAAGPEQRGAVLVLAHQLRDSGHSVEYSFVEAGRNRQFKNASALNARRVAWLGPDEVAAGEALVRDTGSGEERRVPLAELARP; encoded by the coding sequence ATGTCGAACTTCAACGCACTCCCCGGTTTCCGGGACTTCTTCCCCGACGACCTCGCCGTCCGCACCCACGTGATGCGCGCGTGGCGCGACGTGGCGCGCCGCTACGGCTTCCAGGAGTACGACGGCCCTCCGCTGGAGCCGCTCGAGCTGTACACGGAGAAGAGCGGGCCCGAAATCGTGCAGCAGCTCTACAACTTCACCGACAAGGGCGGCCGCGAGATCACGCTGCGCCCCGAGATGACGCCGACGCTCGCGCGGATGGCGGGCGCGCGCGCGGGTGGCTTCCGCAAGCCGATGAAGTGGTTCTCGGTGCCGCAGCTCTTCCGCTACGAACGGCAGCAGCGCGGGCGGCTCCGCGAGCACTTCCAGCTCAACTTCGACATCATCGGCGAAGAGGACGTCGCCGCCGACGCCGAGCTCCTGGCCGCGGCCATCGACATCCTGCGCACGCTGGGTTTGACGGCGCAGGACTTCGTCGCGCGCGTCTCGGACCGGCGCCTGTTGCGCGCCCTGTTGCTGGACGCGGGCGTGCCGGAGGACCAGCTCACCCTGGCGTACAACATCGTCGACAAGCTGGAGCGCGACACCCCCGAGGCCATCGCCGCGCGCCTCACGGGCGAGGCCGGCGTGTCGGGTGACGTGGCGGTGGCGGTGCTCGCCATCTTCCAGCACACGGACTTCGCGGGTGTGACGCAGGAGTACGGCGGCCGCCCGGGAATCGCGCTGGAGCTGGAGCGGATGGAGCGCTACTTCGGCTTTCTGCGCGACATGGGGCTGGGCGACTTCGTGCGCTTCGACCTGACGGTGGTGCGTGGGCTGGCATACTACACGGGACTCGTCTTCGAGCTGTTCGACACGCGCGGCGAGCTGCGCGCCATCTGCGGCGGCGGGCGCTACGACGACCTCCTGAAGCGCATCGCGGGGGTGGACCTTCCCGCCCTCGGCTTCGGCATGGGCGACGTGGTGCTGACGGAGCTCCTCCGCGACCGCAAGCTCCTTCCCGATCCCAAGCCGGTGCTGGACTTCTACCTGGCCGCGGCCGGGCCGGAGCAGCGCGGCGCCGTGCTCGTCCTGGCGCACCAGCTTCGCGACTCGGGGCACTCGGTGGAGTATTCGTTCGTGGAGGCGGGGCGCAACCGGCAGTTCAAGAACGCCTCCGCCCTCAACGCCCGTCGCGTCGCCTGGCTCGGCCCGGACGAGGTCGCCGCCGGCGAAGCCCTGGTGCGCGACACCGGCAGCGGCGAGGAGCGCCGCGTCCCCCTGGCCGAACTCGCCCGACCGTAG
- the eno gene encoding phosphopyruvate hydratase has translation MATIQKIRAREILDSRGNPTVEADVVLSSGAFGRAAVPSGASTGEHEAVELRDGDKGRYLGKGVRGAVGNVNGEIAEALHGMDAYDQTGIDRAMIALDDTPNKGRLGANALLAVSLAAARAAAAECRLPLYRYLGGPLANILPVPMMNILNGGAHAANNVDFQEFMVMPVGANSFSEGLRMGTEIFHALKKVLTTQKKSTGVGDEGGFAPDLASNEEALDVILTAIEQAGYRAGDDVVLALDVAASELHRDGAYVFHKSTNERRTSQEMVSFYAEWAERYPIRSIEDALDENDWDGWKLLTDAIGKKAQLVGDDLFVTNTERLARGIEQGIANCILIKVNQIGTLTETLEAIEMARGAGYRAVMSHRSGETEDTFIADLAVATGVGQIKTGSASRTDRVAKYNQLLRIEEELGSAARYPGRTLWR, from the coding sequence ATGGCGACCATCCAGAAGATCCGCGCGCGGGAGATCCTCGACTCGCGCGGCAACCCGACCGTCGAGGCCGACGTCGTGCTTTCCTCCGGGGCATTCGGGCGCGCGGCGGTGCCCAGCGGCGCATCCACCGGCGAGCACGAGGCCGTGGAGCTGCGCGACGGCGACAAGGGGCGGTACCTGGGGAAGGGCGTGCGCGGCGCCGTCGGCAACGTGAACGGCGAGATCGCGGAGGCGCTTCACGGGATGGACGCCTACGACCAGACCGGGATCGACCGCGCGATGATCGCGCTGGACGACACGCCAAACAAGGGCCGCCTGGGCGCCAACGCGCTGCTGGCCGTCTCGCTGGCCGCCGCGCGCGCCGCCGCGGCCGAGTGCAGACTCCCGCTCTACCGCTACCTGGGCGGTCCGCTGGCCAACATCCTCCCCGTGCCGATGATGAACATCCTCAACGGCGGGGCGCACGCGGCCAACAACGTGGACTTCCAGGAGTTCATGGTGATGCCGGTGGGGGCCAACTCGTTCTCCGAAGGGCTGCGCATGGGGACGGAGATCTTCCACGCGCTCAAAAAGGTGCTGACGACCCAGAAGAAGTCGACCGGCGTGGGCGACGAGGGCGGCTTCGCGCCGGACCTGGCGAGCAACGAGGAAGCGCTGGACGTGATCCTCACCGCGATCGAGCAGGCCGGCTACAGGGCCGGCGACGACGTGGTGCTCGCGCTGGACGTGGCCGCATCCGAGCTCCATCGTGATGGCGCCTACGTCTTCCACAAGTCGACCAACGAGCGCCGCACCTCGCAGGAGATGGTGAGCTTCTACGCGGAGTGGGCCGAGCGCTACCCCATCCGCTCCATCGAGGACGCGCTCGACGAGAACGATTGGGACGGGTGGAAGCTGCTGACCGACGCCATCGGCAAGAAGGCGCAGCTGGTGGGCGACGACCTCTTCGTCACCAACACCGAGCGGCTGGCGCGGGGGATCGAGCAGGGGATCGCCAACTGCATCCTCATCAAGGTCAACCAGATCGGTACCCTCACCGAGACGCTTGAGGCGATCGAGATGGCGCGCGGTGCCGGCTACCGCGCCGTCATGAGCCACCGCTCGGGCGAGACGGAGGACACCTTCATCGCCGATCTGGCGGTGGCGACGGGGGTGGGGCAGATCAAGACGGGGAGCGCGTCGCGCACGGACCGGGTGGCCAAGTACAACCAGCTCCTCCGCATCGAGGAAGAGCTGGGCTCCGCCGCCCGCTACCCCGGCAGGACGCTGTGGCGCTGA
- a CDS encoding septum formation initiator family protein, whose protein sequence is MALSPRAARRLLAGGALAVAGYYALWGGEYSAWDLVRLRRERVAAEEQLAATRAGVDSLRQLSVRLERQDSAVERIARERFGMIRDGELLYRFVPVDSAAKAPAGP, encoded by the coding sequence GTGGCGCTGAGCCCGCGCGCGGCGCGCCGCCTGCTGGCCGGAGGCGCGCTCGCGGTGGCCGGATACTACGCCCTCTGGGGGGGCGAGTACTCCGCGTGGGACCTGGTGCGCCTGCGCCGCGAGCGCGTCGCCGCCGAGGAGCAGCTCGCCGCCACGCGCGCCGGGGTGGACTCGCTCCGCCAGCTTTCCGTGCGGCTGGAGCGGCAGGACTCGGCGGTGGAGCGCATCGCGCGGGAGCGCTTCGGGATGATCCGCGACGGCGAGCTGCTGTACCGCTTCGTCCCCGTGGACTCGGCCGCGAAGGCACCCGCGGGGCCTTGA
- a CDS encoding SWIM zinc finger family protein — protein MTRSLIDIPRAGGVDLSRLERGVGLEVMGVGPGRYAVRGGSEPHWVDLRTPNHPRCDCGDHLWREQICKHILAALLREGDERVIRAVGQLVTALRSAAVTAKRAA, from the coding sequence ATGACGCGTTCGCTGATCGACATCCCGCGCGCCGGCGGGGTGGACCTGTCGCGCCTGGAGCGCGGGGTCGGGCTGGAGGTGATGGGCGTTGGGCCGGGGCGCTACGCGGTGCGCGGCGGCAGCGAGCCGCACTGGGTGGACCTGCGCACGCCCAACCACCCCCGCTGCGACTGTGGCGACCACCTGTGGCGCGAGCAGATTTGCAAGCACATCCTCGCCGCGCTGCTGCGCGAGGGAGACGAGCGCGTGATCCGGGCAGTCGGGCAGCTCGTGACCGCGCTGCGCAGTGCCGCGGTGACCGCCAAGCGCGCCGCGTAA
- the lysA gene encoding diaminopimelate decarboxylase — translation MATAEPATRVEMFPRRDGVLHCEDVPASELVARWGTPLYVYSQNGIRDRFQELDEALAPVPHLIAYSVKANGNLAVLRTLAEMGAGADVVSGGELHRALLAGIPGERIVYSGVGKTVNELAAALKAGIYAFNVESEGELCALSDLACAMGTRAPIALRVNPDIDTPTPHAYTRTGHAATKFGIAYERARDLYSIAAKMPGIRVRGVDVHIGSQIMEVGPFERALTRVLDLVHALKQDDIPLEFLDLGGGLGIAYQGEERITGAGFAESLLPEIAETGLKLVVEPGRFIVGEAGVLLTRVIYVKEGGGKRFVITDAGMNDLLRPSHYSGWHAVEPAVSQGRSTARVDVVGPICETGDFLALDRDMELPKPGELLAIHTVGAYGFSMSSQYNQRPRPAEVMVDGSDATLVRRRENYEEMVAAELDLQG, via the coding sequence ATGGCTACCGCTGAACCCGCCACGCGCGTCGAAATGTTTCCCCGCCGCGACGGGGTGCTGCACTGCGAGGACGTACCCGCGAGCGAGCTGGTGGCGCGCTGGGGGACACCGCTGTACGTGTACAGCCAGAACGGCATCCGCGACCGCTTCCAGGAGCTGGACGAGGCGCTCGCCCCCGTGCCGCACCTGATCGCGTACTCGGTCAAGGCGAACGGCAACCTGGCGGTGCTCCGCACGCTGGCGGAGATGGGCGCGGGCGCGGACGTCGTCTCGGGCGGCGAGCTGCACCGTGCGCTCCTGGCCGGCATCCCCGGCGAGCGCATCGTCTACAGCGGGGTGGGGAAGACGGTCAACGAGCTCGCCGCGGCGCTCAAGGCGGGGATCTACGCCTTCAACGTGGAGAGCGAGGGCGAGCTGTGCGCCCTCAGCGACCTGGCGTGCGCCATGGGGACGCGCGCGCCGATCGCGCTGCGCGTGAACCCGGACATCGACACGCCCACGCCCCACGCGTACACGCGCACGGGGCACGCGGCCACCAAGTTCGGCATCGCGTACGAGCGGGCGCGCGACCTGTACTCCATCGCCGCCAAGATGCCCGGCATCCGGGTGCGCGGGGTGGACGTGCACATCGGCTCGCAGATCATGGAGGTGGGCCCCTTCGAGCGCGCGCTGACCCGCGTGCTGGACCTGGTGCACGCCCTCAAGCAGGACGACATCCCGCTCGAGTTCCTGGACCTGGGCGGCGGGCTGGGGATCGCGTACCAGGGCGAGGAGCGGATCACCGGCGCCGGCTTCGCCGAGTCGCTCCTCCCCGAGATCGCGGAGACGGGGCTGAAGCTGGTGGTGGAGCCGGGGCGCTTCATCGTGGGCGAGGCGGGTGTGCTGCTGACCCGCGTCATCTACGTGAAGGAGGGCGGTGGCAAGCGCTTCGTCATCACCGACGCGGGGATGAACGACCTGCTGCGCCCCAGCCACTACAGCGGATGGCACGCGGTGGAGCCGGCGGTGTCGCAGGGCCGCTCGACGGCGCGTGTGGACGTGGTGGGTCCCATCTGCGAGACGGGCGACTTCCTGGCACTGGACCGCGACATGGAGCTCCCCAAGCCCGGCGAGCTCCTGGCGATCCACACCGTGGGCGCGTACGGCTTCTCCATGAGCAGCCAGTACAACCAGCGCCCCCGCCCCGCCGAGGTGATGGTCGACGGCTCCGACGCGACCCTCGTGCGCCGCCGCGAGAACTACGAGGAGATGGTGGCGGCGGAATTGGATCTACAGGGCTAG